In the genome of Saprospira sp. CCB-QB6, one region contains:
- a CDS encoding Crp/Fnr family transcriptional regulator, with protein sequence MKRLEAALKARVDFPASDLARLKEEFVEKKLPKGELLLPMGKVCRSLFFIEEGLARSFYYGDSGSDVSLWFFREGEFLTNSESFFQQKPSIYNIELLEDARLYEISHQRLEQLFEELHLIERFGRLLAIEMLGEMIQRWHAMQFKSAKERYDFMLERYPDLFQRLRLGDIASFLGIRPETLSRIRAKH encoded by the coding sequence ATGAAGCGATTAGAAGCTGCGCTAAAAGCTAGAGTAGATTTTCCAGCAAGTGATTTGGCGCGACTCAAAGAAGAGTTTGTAGAAAAAAAATTGCCCAAAGGAGAATTACTTCTTCCGATGGGCAAGGTTTGTCGCTCGCTTTTTTTTATTGAAGAGGGCTTGGCCCGCAGTTTTTATTATGGCGATTCGGGTAGTGATGTTAGTTTGTGGTTTTTTAGGGAAGGCGAATTTTTGACCAATAGCGAAAGTTTTTTCCAGCAAAAGCCTTCTATATATAATATAGAATTGTTGGAAGATGCCCGCTTGTATGAAATTTCGCATCAGCGTTTGGAGCAACTCTTTGAAGAATTGCATTTAATTGAGCGCTTTGGCCGATTGCTAGCAATTGAAATGCTGGGCGAAATGATTCAGCGTTGGCATGCTATGCAATTTAAATCGGCCAAAGAGCGCTACGATTTTATGTTGGAACGTTATCCTGATCTATTTCAGCGCTTGCGCCTAGGCGATATTGCTAGTTTTTTAGGGATTCGGCCTGAAACTTTGAGTCGGATTCGGGCAAAGCATTAA